In a single window of the Drosophila albomicans strain 15112-1751.03 chromosome 3, ASM965048v2, whole genome shotgun sequence genome:
- the LOC117569212 gene encoding involucrin isoform X1 — translation MVIDIKMCRFDNVPWGFRLVGGADYDYPLTVVKVTEGSIAEEAGLCVEDIIVRINDTAATPLTHDEAHRLILGSGSVFYFGVYREHEEELLPEGPRRFPVSASSLTKSPSPGRSEMSLSLPSLTEATKALMPEEEQQQFETATELEVDAECRRAMTEMHAVEGEGQLEQQEEQQEELQPVQVDNLYLPDLPDRPCSVLSEQSEIKLVEEEIAAVLSGESEVLKEHNVLGVNFYRIFPKPGVCMTSDVLRSLNEEVTKTKQEKEKENRKWSTFLQRPDRPVPKSRQQLEAERRAANAYKVKIVKSAPRDKSPMPEAKPEVKTETEAETVAKETSPEAAELKAEEQPEEQKEEEEEEPLPTDSEVPNLEQLPENDNGSEVANAEADGEQLEKADASKEEPQQDREAVEEERATEVEVKETTPPKTDEELALEKQLSDVQKQLAALSSLPSTIQSTLDAVTKQLAELLPTFKLQQQQQQEQLPQIDEGEQQAEKEEEVEKQPDQLAAGENEDSRNVAAPCENNEDKCDANDLEVAEFSHSNGDNRELDEQLSEQQTLKKQKKHNVIEELEEHLVRKNNPKRSKRAFGPLTPSSERPLVLPGGRRWYRPKDAYNDEFIAETLSAQAELITGSTLGLRFGIVYSMASTSHDSVSGSSRALVWQVECALAFRRVNFMKYQKPERKIDLNRSEVYKVVHHLDRAPLHGIEVRAPLVAAESDIRQALQS, via the exons atggttATCGATATTAAAATGTGCCGCTTTGATAATGTGCCGTGGGGTTTTCGGCTTGTCGGTGGAGCCGACTACGATTATCCGTTGACTGTGGTTAAG GTAACTGAGGGCAGCATTGCCGAGGAGGCGGGACTGTGTGTGGAGGATATCATTGTGCGCATCAATGATACGGCTGCTACGCCCCTCACGCACGATGAGGCACATCGCCTCATTCTGGGCAGCGGCAGCGTCTTCTACTTTGGCGTCTATCG CGAACACGAAGAGGAACTGCTGCCCGAGGGTCCTCGGAGATTCCCGGTGAGCGCGAGTTCATTGACCAAGTCACCGTCGCCGGGTCGTTCCGAaatgtcgctgtcgctgccatCGCTAACGGAAGCCACAAAAGCGCTCATGCCGGAAgaggaacagcagcagttcGAGACGGCGACGGAGCTGGAAGTGGATGCGGAATGTCGCCGAGCCATGACGGAAATGCATGCGGTGGAAGGCGAAGGGCAACTGGAGCAGCAAGAGGAGCAGCAAGAGGAACTGCAGCCAGTCCAAGTGGACAACCTTTATTTGCCCGATTTGCCCGATCGTCCGTGCTCGGTGCTGTCGGAGCAGTCGGAAATTAAGCTGGTGGAGGAGGAAATTGCCGCCGTGCTGTCCGGCGAATCGGAGGTGCTGAAGGAGCACAATGTGCTGGG CGTTAATTTCTATAGAATCTTCCCCAAGCCGGGCGTCTGCATGACCAGCGATGTGCTGCGCTCCCTCAACGAGGAAGTGACCAAAACGAagcaggagaaggagaaggagaatcGCAAGTGGTCAACGTTCCTGCAGCGACCCGATCGACCGGTGCCCAAGAGCCGTCAACAGCTGGAGGCGGAGCGAAGAGCGGCGAATGCCTACAAGGTGAAGATTGTGAAGTCAGCGCCGCGCGACAAATCTCCCATG CCGGAAGCGAAGCCGGAGGTGAAGACTGAGACGGAGGCGGAGACAGTGGCAAAGGAAACGTCCCCAGAGGCAGCTGAGCTCAAGGCTGAAGAGCAGCCAGAGGAACagaaggaagaggaggaggaggagccaCTGCCCACGGATAGTGAAGTGCCGAATTTGGAACAATTACCAGAGAATGACAATGGCAGCGAGGTTGCCAATGCAGAGGCGGATGGCGAGCAGTTGGAGAAAGCGGATGCTTCCAAGGAAGAGCCACAGCAAGACAGGGAAGCAGTAGAGGAAGAGAGAGCAACTGAAGTGGAGGTGAAAGAGACAACGCCACCGAAAACCGATGAGGAACTTGCGCTGGAGAAGCAACTGTCCGATGTGCAAAAACAGCTAGCAGCACTCTCATCGTTGCCCTCGACCATACAGTCGACCCTCGATGCGGTGACCAAGCAGCTGGCCGAGCTGCTGCCCACATTtaagctgcagcaacagcagcagcaagagcagctgCCACAAATCGATGAAGGGGAGCAACAGgcagagaaggaggaggaggtggagaaGCAACCTGACCAACTGGCCGCAGGCGAGAATGAAG atagcaGGAACGTGGCAGCACCATGTGAAAATAATGAGGATAAATGCGACGCCAATGACCTGGAAGTGGCAGAATTTTCCCACTCAAATGGCGACAATCGTGAACTGGACGAGCAGCTCAGCGAGCAGCAGACCCTCAAGAAGCAAAAG AAACACAATGTCATTGAGGAGCTTGAGGAGCATTTGGTGCGCAAAAACAATCCGAAACGTTCGAAGCGTGCCTTTGGTCCCCTGACGCCATCATCGGAGCGTCCTCTGGTGCTGCCCGGTGGCAGACGCTGGTACCGACCCAAGGATGCCTACAATGATGAATTCATTGCCGAGACGCTCAGTGCCCAGGCGGAGCTTATAACTGGCAGCACGCTGGG ATTGCGTTTTGGAATCGTTTATTCAATGGCGAGCACATCACACGACAGCGTTTCAG GGAGCAGCAGAGCCTTAGTGTGGCAAG TTGAGTGTGCGTTGGCTTTTCGCAGGGTCAACTTCATGAAGTACCAGAAGCCGGAGCGTAAAATCGACCTCAATCGCAGCGAGGTGTACAAAGTGGTGCATCATCTGGATAGGGCGCCGTTGCATGGCATCGAGGTGCGTGCCCCGCTTGTGGCAGC
- the LOC117569212 gene encoding involucrin isoform X4, with protein MVIDIKMCRFDNVPWGFRLVGGADYDYPLTVVKVTEGSIAEEAGLCVEDIIVRINDTAATPLTHDEAHRLILGSGSVFYFGVYREHEEELLPEGPRRFPVSASSLTKSPSPGRSEMSLSLPSLTEATKALMPEEEQQQFETATELEVDAECRRAMTEMHAVEGEGQLEQQEEQQEELQPVQVDNLYLPDLPDRPCSVLSEQSEIKLVEEEIAAVLSGESEVLKEHNVLGVNFYRIFPKPGVCMTSDVLRSLNEEVTKTKQEKEKENRKWSTFLQRPDRPVPKSRQQLEAERRAANAYKVKIVKSAPRDKSPMPEAKPEVKTETEAETVAKETSPEAAELKAEEQPEEQKEEEEEEPLPTDSEVPNLEQLPENDNGSEVANAEADGEQLEKADASKEEPQQDREAVEEERATEVEVKETTPPKTDEELALEKQLSDVQKQLAALSSLPSTIQSTLDAVTKQLAELLPTFKLQQQQQQEQLPQIDEGEQQAEKEEEVEKQPDQLAAGENEDSRNVAAPCENNEDKCDANDLEVAEFSHSNGDNRELDEQLSEQQTLKKQKKHNVIEELEEHLVRKNNPKRSKRAFGPLTPSSERPLVLPGGRRWYRPKDAYNDEFIAETLSAQAELITGSTLGLRFGIVYSMASTSHDSVSGSSRALVWQDSTLPELFPFTI; from the exons atggttATCGATATTAAAATGTGCCGCTTTGATAATGTGCCGTGGGGTTTTCGGCTTGTCGGTGGAGCCGACTACGATTATCCGTTGACTGTGGTTAAG GTAACTGAGGGCAGCATTGCCGAGGAGGCGGGACTGTGTGTGGAGGATATCATTGTGCGCATCAATGATACGGCTGCTACGCCCCTCACGCACGATGAGGCACATCGCCTCATTCTGGGCAGCGGCAGCGTCTTCTACTTTGGCGTCTATCG CGAACACGAAGAGGAACTGCTGCCCGAGGGTCCTCGGAGATTCCCGGTGAGCGCGAGTTCATTGACCAAGTCACCGTCGCCGGGTCGTTCCGAaatgtcgctgtcgctgccatCGCTAACGGAAGCCACAAAAGCGCTCATGCCGGAAgaggaacagcagcagttcGAGACGGCGACGGAGCTGGAAGTGGATGCGGAATGTCGCCGAGCCATGACGGAAATGCATGCGGTGGAAGGCGAAGGGCAACTGGAGCAGCAAGAGGAGCAGCAAGAGGAACTGCAGCCAGTCCAAGTGGACAACCTTTATTTGCCCGATTTGCCCGATCGTCCGTGCTCGGTGCTGTCGGAGCAGTCGGAAATTAAGCTGGTGGAGGAGGAAATTGCCGCCGTGCTGTCCGGCGAATCGGAGGTGCTGAAGGAGCACAATGTGCTGGG CGTTAATTTCTATAGAATCTTCCCCAAGCCGGGCGTCTGCATGACCAGCGATGTGCTGCGCTCCCTCAACGAGGAAGTGACCAAAACGAagcaggagaaggagaaggagaatcGCAAGTGGTCAACGTTCCTGCAGCGACCCGATCGACCGGTGCCCAAGAGCCGTCAACAGCTGGAGGCGGAGCGAAGAGCGGCGAATGCCTACAAGGTGAAGATTGTGAAGTCAGCGCCGCGCGACAAATCTCCCATG CCGGAAGCGAAGCCGGAGGTGAAGACTGAGACGGAGGCGGAGACAGTGGCAAAGGAAACGTCCCCAGAGGCAGCTGAGCTCAAGGCTGAAGAGCAGCCAGAGGAACagaaggaagaggaggaggaggagccaCTGCCCACGGATAGTGAAGTGCCGAATTTGGAACAATTACCAGAGAATGACAATGGCAGCGAGGTTGCCAATGCAGAGGCGGATGGCGAGCAGTTGGAGAAAGCGGATGCTTCCAAGGAAGAGCCACAGCAAGACAGGGAAGCAGTAGAGGAAGAGAGAGCAACTGAAGTGGAGGTGAAAGAGACAACGCCACCGAAAACCGATGAGGAACTTGCGCTGGAGAAGCAACTGTCCGATGTGCAAAAACAGCTAGCAGCACTCTCATCGTTGCCCTCGACCATACAGTCGACCCTCGATGCGGTGACCAAGCAGCTGGCCGAGCTGCTGCCCACATTtaagctgcagcaacagcagcagcaagagcagctgCCACAAATCGATGAAGGGGAGCAACAGgcagagaaggaggaggaggtggagaaGCAACCTGACCAACTGGCCGCAGGCGAGAATGAAG atagcaGGAACGTGGCAGCACCATGTGAAAATAATGAGGATAAATGCGACGCCAATGACCTGGAAGTGGCAGAATTTTCCCACTCAAATGGCGACAATCGTGAACTGGACGAGCAGCTCAGCGAGCAGCAGACCCTCAAGAAGCAAAAG AAACACAATGTCATTGAGGAGCTTGAGGAGCATTTGGTGCGCAAAAACAATCCGAAACGTTCGAAGCGTGCCTTTGGTCCCCTGACGCCATCATCGGAGCGTCCTCTGGTGCTGCCCGGTGGCAGACGCTGGTACCGACCCAAGGATGCCTACAATGATGAATTCATTGCCGAGACGCTCAGTGCCCAGGCGGAGCTTATAACTGGCAGCACGCTGGG ATTGCGTTTTGGAATCGTTTATTCAATGGCGAGCACATCACACGACAGCGTTTCAG GGAGCAGCAGAGCCTTAGTGTGGCAAG ACTCCACTCTCCCTGAACTATTCCCGTTCACTATTTAG